Part of the Montipora foliosa isolate CH-2021 chromosome 13, ASM3666993v2, whole genome shotgun sequence genome is shown below.
tgtgataaaccaaaaaactcaagggataaaaatttgatcacagttgCACTTTAAAGGAATAACGATTTCCTAAAGAAACTAACAAAGCTGCTTCTTCGGAAAAAGTCAAACGTAACTTTTGGCTTGACATCGGCTCTGGTTTACATCATAACATCCAGAAAATCAAAGCACGATAGCTTGATAGCAACAAGGAGTCTTGTAAACTTTGCGCCTGGTTTGTTTCAGCTCGAGAGCTTGTTTTCCAACCCAGTATACATGAAGCCTCACAGGCCGTCTGTCTCCAGTTTGTATGGCACTGGCGCCGGAAGGGATGGCAGAAAACTTTCTGCTGAGGTAAATCAATTAATTAAGTTTGAAATATGCTTAGATTCTGGTCATTGAACGTTCTTTGGTTTAAGAGAAACAACGTGAAACTAATTATAAGTTCAAAAGCTATGAAGACGAAAGTCTTTGTTGGACGAATTATCGGTTTTAGTGCTTTTTTGAAGACCACCATCCGAAGATGGTTTGACAAAATAAACAGATTCACTCAGCCAGTACAATAATAGACCTAATCAGCTAACTCAAGGTTGTTCCCAAtttaaaccctttgggaataaaacgttttgttccaggtatttccatatcatttaaatgtgaatgctacattatcatgcaaatacaatacacaaagactCTTAATCcagggagatttgaattgggtacaacattgagttaaccgATTAGGTCTGTTGTCCCAGACCTTTAAGAAAAGAGTGCTGTGTGCACACATGTAATATTTGGTTCAATTTATGAGAGGAAGAGGAAAATTTTACTTGTCCAGTCATATTTAAACTGTAGCCCATTTTCCTCTTGGAAACCATCGCAAAGTCGAGGATTAAGCGTTGTCCAGTAGCTAGAGCGCTGGATTTGTGACCTGGGAATCTGGGTTCAACTTATCCCTCTCTTGTCCCTGACTAGTGTGAGCAATTGTGGTTGTGACTGAATGGATTGGTCACAGTCTGGAGGGACAATTTAAGTGCACCAAACCgctaaaaatattttgtcaaagCTACAAAAACCTGTTGTTACATTGGTATCGTTTGGAGTGTTAAGTACTAATCTGCACTATTTAAACCTAGGTACATTGTAAGCACTTGTTCGAGAATGTTTGAATGGTGCCAATTCGACGCAACGTTATGTATTTGTCATAAATTGTCAACATGATAGTGTACGATCCATTCTATTTTATGAACAATGGGCTGTCTTAGGTGGTCCCTACACGATTTGCAAAATAGCTTCCAACATTCACGTGGGTTTCTTAACAATTTGTTATGCTGATTTGAATTGTTACTCCTTCTATGTACATTTCCACAAGCCTCAAGCATCACCTTGAATTTATAAGTCAGACTTTCTGTTAAGTTAAggtaaattataataattttccatttcaGACAGTTCCTGCACCAGGATCAAGGACATCATCGCAGAATACAGAAGAAACGATGTTATAGTGGGAATCAAATGACTCAAGAAGTCTCGTCGTCGAAAGAGATAGTGCCGCGATGTTTTAATTAACAGAGTATCTAGCCATGATTAAAATAAAGGGTTCACTTCAGTTAGACTGAGAAAAAGGCCATCGGGCATCAGTTCGAAAGTAACACAGAGGCTGAGTTGCAAGAACCAAGATAAATTCACGTTAACCAAGGAACTGGTTTTTCGCAGGCTGATTAGAGGTCATGAGAACAAAGTAATTGAATTGTGATGCAAACCAAGACATTGCCATAGAAATTGACCTAGACTAGTGTCGATTGTTCTTTGAACCAATCATAGAGCTTTGCCAGGTCTCGCTCTTATTAGCTATTTTTTGCCGTCAGCATTTTCTAGGATTTGTTCACAAGTAATCACAGTCGCAGTTTCTGCCAATCAAGCTTCAAATAACTTAGCCATAATTTGAATCTAAAATATTGGTGCCAGGACACACAGCTTTCAATCCATGTCATTGCAGACATGGACTGAGCCTGCTAATTTTTGCCTTTTCTACTCACTGAGTTTTTTCACGAGGTAGCCCTGTTTTCCCCTTCCATTAAAAATTCTCATTGGATCTGGATTTATTCTATacgataataatgatgatgacgatgttgATAACAAGAATAACAGATGGTATATCTTAATGGGGAATTACAAGGAAATTCTGACATAATCAGATCTCTAATTTGGTCCCTTTACTATAGCCAAAGTTGTTTGCACAGATATGAACATACTCTCTCACACAATCacttacaaaaaataaaaacaacttaGCAGAGTTCAAAAGCCTATTACACATTATAACCAATCAGACTTCTTCGTCCAATGATTTCTCCAACATAAAACCAGAAAGCAATTTCAGCAGCAACCAGAGTATTCACACATGCTTCCTTGACAGTGACATCAAGAAATTTTCCTGTGAGGGCAGCATCTTTGAGTCCCATAAAGCTTTTCTTGATAGCAGGCCACTCTGACATTTTTGGAGGGAGCATCTCTACCTTTGCATTATTCCAAAACTTGGTAGCATGAGGCTGTGCTTTCTTGGCCAGGCCTAAAATTGGAACAAACTTTTCACTGATTTTTCCAATCAGAGCAGGTTACTTATAAACAGAATAATTTGAGCCCAAGTTTACCCATTTGGCTAAACTATgacctcccctcccctcccctttcTTTGTAGTGGAAGCATGGGACTTGAAGCGTGACGTGAACATGAAAAACAACTGGGGTAGAGAGAGGCTAgtttttcttctcgttttgttTTGGTGTTGTGACATTGGTCAGATTATTATCATCAACGGATTTAGGTCTTAAATACAAAGTTGTGTTACAATTGTCTCGTCTCTGGTTACTTGCTAATTTCCCCGCGAGCACGATTACACCTTATCCACCTTGTGGCTATCTAAGGGTCGGGGAGACCA
Proteins encoded:
- the LOC137982497 gene encoding ATP synthase subunit g, mitochondrial-like; its protein translation is MAQKLVNFGQKIAIATPRVATRWSFQALGLAKKAQPHATKFWNNAKVEMLPPKMSEWPAIKKSFMGLKDAALTGKFLDVTVKEACVNTLVAAEIAFWFYVGEIIGRRSLIGYNV